One Cellulomonas sp. WB94 genomic window, GCGCTCGGGAACGACCCGGCGCAGCCGAGGACGACGAGCCTCACCGCAGCGCACCGAGCGGTTCGACCGCACCGACCTCAGGTCCGAGGAACCTGCGCGCGAGCGCCTGGAACGAGACCGGGTCGCCCGTCGCGATGAACCGGTGCTCGGCCGGGCCGGAGGCCGACTCACGCTCGAGGTCGTGCGCGACGAGTGTCCGGTAGACGTCCTTCGCGGTCTCCTCGGCGCTCGACACGAGCGTGACGTCCTCGCCCATCACGTAGGAGATGACGCCGGTCAGCAACGGGTAGTGGGTACACCCGAGCACGAGGGTGTCGACGCCGGCCGCACGGACGGGGTCGAGGTACTCGTGGGCGACCGCCATGAGCTCGGGGCCCGACGTGATGCCGGCCTCGACGAACTCGACGAACCTCGGGCACGCCTGGGAGGTGAGGTGGACGCCCGGTGCGACCGCGAACGCGTCGTCGTAGGCACGCGACTGGATCGTCGAGTGGGTCCCGATCACGCCGATCCGGCCGGTGCGGGTCGCGAGGACGGCACGGCGCGCGGCCGGGAGGATGACCTCCACGACCGGCAGCCCGTGGCGCAGCTCGTACCGTTCGCGGGCGTCGCGCAGCACGGCCGACGACGCGGTGTTGCAGGCGATGACGAGCATCTTCACGCCGGCGTCCGCCAGGTCGTCCATGACCGCGAGCGCGTGCGCACGGACAGCGGCGAGCGGCTTGGAACCGTACGGGGTGTTGAGCGTGTCGCCGATGTACAGCGTCGACTCCTGGGGCAGCTGGTCCAGGATCGACCGCGCGACGGTCAGGCCGCCGACACCGGAGTCGAAGATGCCGATCGGGGCCTCGTTCACGCCGACGAGCCTATCGGAGCGCGCGCCCGGTCTCGTCGGCGACGAGTCCGGGCGGGTCAGCGCGGCCGGTCGAGCTCGTCCAGCAGGACGTCGAGCAGCGACTCCTGCAGCCAGCTCAGCGCGGCGTAGATCGAGCCGAGGTACCGCCGGACGTCGGCCGGCGGGTCGGGCTGCCCGTCGTCGTCGTCGGGCAGCTCGCGCTCGAGGTCCGCGTACAGCGCCTCGGACGCCTCGTCGTCGTCCAGTCCCAGGCGGTCGGCCAGCACGAGACGCAGGTCGGTGATCGTCGCGGCGAGGTCCGCGCCGGCGTCCGGGTGCACGACGAGCGCTCCGCGCGGCCAGCCGTCCGCCGGACCGGTCGTCAGCGCATCCCACAGCGCCGTGAGCCGTGCCGTCTTGACGCGGCGCAGGTCGTCCTCGGTGAGCCGTCGAAACTCGGCCGACACGCTCGGCTCGTTCCGGGACGCGTCCGGCAGAAGCCTGCGCACCGCGGCGTCGTCGGGCGCTGCTATGTCGTCGATCCGCAGGCTGAGCCCGGCCAGGTGCTCGGTGGGCGGTGCCGTCTGCCGGGTGTCGTCGTCCCCGGGTCCACCCGTCGTCCGGCCGTCCTCGAGCCGCCCGGCGCCCAGAAGCTGCGCGACGTCGGCCACCACGGCGGCCACCGCGGCGCGTTCGTCCGCATCGAGCTCGGCGACGAACATCCCGCGCTCTCGGCGGAAGGCGCGCATCAGTCGCCCGACCGCTGAAGCGTCGCCCACAGGCCGTAGGAGTGCATCGCCTGCACGTCGACCTCCATCCGCTCACGGTTCCCGGCCGAGACCACGGCACGCCCCTGCTCGTGGACCTGGCGCATGAGCATCTCGGCCTTCGCGTGGGGGTGGCCGAAGTACGACCGGAAGACGTACGTCACGTAGCTCATGAGGTTGACCGGGTCGTTCCAGACGATGGTGACCCAGGCGTCGACCGTCGAGATGCTCTGCTCGGCAGCGGCGAGCCCCTCGGGCGCGGTCTGCAGTGTCACCCGTCCACTCTAGGTGCGGGACCGGGAGCGCGGACCCGTGGGTGCGGGCCACTCGCCCCGAGTCGTACGTTGGCGCCATGAACTCGTCGCCCGCCGCCCCGCACGGGGTCAGCACCGCCCTCCTGACCGACCGGTACGAGCTGACGATGCTGCAGGCGGCGCTCGCGGACTCGACGGCCGGCCGGCGCTGCGTCTTCGAGGTCTACACCCGACGGCTGCCGCCGGGTCGTCGGTACGGGGTCCTGGCGGGGACGGGACGCGTGCTGGAGGCGCTCGCCGACTTCCGGTTCACCGCGACCGAGCTGGACTGGCTCTCCGACGAGCACGTCGTGGACGACACGACGCTCGAGTTCCTCGCCGGATACCGCTTCGAAGGGTCGATCCGGGGCTACGCCGAGGGCGAGGTGTTCTTCCCGTTGTCCCCCGTGATGGTCGTGGAGGGGACGTTCGCCGAGGCCGTCCTGCTCGAGACCCTCGTGCTGTCGATCCTCAACTACGACTCGGCGATCGCCTCGGCGGCGTCCCGCATGACAAGTGCGGCCGCTGGGCGCCCGTGTCTCGAGATGGGTGCTCGGCGTGCTCACGAGGATGCCGCGGTCGCTGCTGCGCGCGCGGCGGTCATCGCCGGGTTCGTCGGGACGTCGAACCTCGAGGCGGGTCGCCGCTACGGCCTGACGACGATCGGCACGGCCGCGCACGCGTTCACGCTGCTGCACGACGACGAGGAGACGGCGTTCGCCTCGCAGGTCGCCTCGCAGGGCGTCGGGACCACGCTGCTCGTCGACACCTATGACGTCCGCCGCGGCGTCGAGCGGGCGGTTGCGGCCGCGGGGACCTCGCTCGGTGCCGTTCGCCTCGACTCGGGCGACCTGGGGGTGCTCGCGCACGAGGTCCGGGCCCAGCTCGACGGGCTCGGGGCGCACGGCACCCGGATCACCGTCACCTCGGACCTCGACGAGTACGCGATCGCGTCGCTCGCGGCCGCGCCCGTGGACTCCTACGGGGTCGGCACCTCGGTCGTGACCGGCTCGGGAGCCCCGACGTGCGGCATGGTCTACAAGCTCGTCGCCCGCGAGGGTCGCGACGGGTCTCTCGAGCCCGTCGAGAAGATCGCGCGGGGCAAGACGAGTGTCGGCGGCCGCAAGGCCGCGGCCCGACGACTGGGCCGGGACGGACGTGCCGTCGAAGAGGTGCTGGTCACCGGGGCGGACTCGGCGGTGGCCGCCTGGTCGTCCGACGACCGCTCGCTGCGAGCGCTCCAGGTCCCCCTCGTCACGGGCGGCACGGTCGAGGCCCGGTGGACCGGTGGGTCGGGTGTCCGGCTGGCGACAGAACGACACCGGGCCGCCCGCGACGAGCTGCCGCGGGCGGCCCGGCGTCTGTCCGCGGACGAGGCCGCGGTGCCGACCGTGACGCTGCGGCTCGAGGGCTGAGCCCGCCGCGGCGTCGGTGAGCGAGGTCGCTACACGCGTGCCCGGCCACGGCCCACAAGGCCGAGGATCAAGCTCACGACGAGGACGATCACGCCGATCCAGATCAGGAATTGCCCGATGTTGGTCGCGACGCCGAGGATGACCAGAACGACGCCGACAAGGATGAGCAGGAGCCAGGACGGCATGGTGCCTCCTTCAGTTCCGACAGCCTGGGCTGTCACGATCGATCGATGACCGGGGGTGCCCGGTACCGGGTCTGACCTCTCGAGCGTGACACCGGCAGCTGCCGTCCGCACCCGCTGCGAGGGGTTGCGAATTTCGTCGCGAGTGTTATGTAGGCGCCAGTCCAGGTCGCTGACCTGCGGGTTCACGACGATCCTGCTGTCCACCATGTGAGACGGGCACGGCGAGCTGCCGGTCAGCGCTTCCCGACGAACCAGCCACGCAGCAGCTCGAGCCGTGCCGTGAGCTGGTCCGGGTCGGCGAGGGCGACCTCCGGGCCGCCGCACCGCCGACGCAGCTCGGAGTGCACGGTGCCGTGCGGCTGGCCGCTGCGCCGGGCCCACGCGCCGACGAGCTGCGCGAGCTCCTTGCGCAGCGCCGCCTGCTTGCGATGGTCCATCTCGGCGAGCTGGGCGGCCTGAGCCTCCTTCGACGCCCTGGCCCCGCGCCGGCCGCTGAGCTGGTCGGCCTGGCGCTGCTTGAGGAGCGTCGTGACCTGGTCGGCGTCGAGCAGGCCGGGCAGCCCGAGGAAGTCCTGCTCCTCGTCCGAGCCGAGGTCGCCGCCCGTGCCGAACTCCCCGCCGTCGAACAGGACGCGGTCGAACGAGGCCAGCGACTCGAGCGCCTCGAATGCGCCCTGGAGGCCGTCGGGACCGACGGCGTCGGGTCCGCCCCGCTCCGAGTTCGCCGCCGCGAGCAGCGCATCCTCCGGCGAGAAGCCCTCGCCGGCCTCCTCGGCCGTGAGCGGCCGGTCGAGCGCGTGGTCCCGCTCGGCCTCGAGCGCGTTCGCGAGCGCGAGCAGCTGCGGGACGCTCGGCAGGAACACCGACGCGGTCTCTCCGCGGCGACGGGCGCGCACGAACCGTCCCACCGCCTGGGCGAAGAAGAGCGGCGTCGAGGTGCTCGTGGCGTAGACGCCGACGGCCAGGCGCGGGATGTCCACGCCCTCGGAGACCATCCGGACCGCGACGAGCCAGCGGGAGTCGGAGGCGGAGAACGCGTCGATCCGGTCGCTCGCCCCGTCGTCGTCCGAGAGCACGACCGTGGGTGACGTCCCCGTGATCCGCGCCAGGTGACCGGCATAGGCCCGTGCGTCGGTCTGGTCGGTCGCGATGACCATCGCCCCGGCGTCGGGAACCGACCGGCGGACCTCGCTCAGCCGGCGGTCGGCTGCCGCGAGGACTGCGGGGACCCATTCGCCGTTGGGGTCGAGCGCGGTGCGCCAGGCCTGCGCGGTCATGTCCTTCGTGAGTGCCTCGCCGAGACGCGCGCTGACCTCATCCCCAGCCTTGGTACGCCAGCGCATGGCGCCGCTGTACGACAGGAAGATGACCGGACGCACGACATGGTCGCGCAGCGCCTCGCCGTACCCGTAGGAGTAGTCCGACGTGCTGCGCCGGATGCCGTCGATCCCCCGCTCGTACGTGACGAACGGGATCGCCGCGGTGTCCGACCGGAACGGTGTCCCGGTGAGCGCGAGTCGACGAGTCGCACCCTGGAACGCCTCACGGACCGCGTCGCCCCACGAGAGGGCGTCGCCACCGTGGTGGATCTCGTCGAGGATCACGAGCGTGGGAGCCGCCTCGGTCCGCGCGGCGTGCAGCGCCGGCTTGCTCGCGACCTGGGCGTACGTGAGCGCCACACCGTCGAACCCGTGGCCGTGACGCCCCTGCGCGTTGGTGAAGCTCGGATCGATCGTGATGCCCACGCGGGCAGCGGCGTCAGCCCACTGCCTCTTGAGGTGCTCGGTGGGAGCCACCACGGTGACCCGGCGCACGACGCGCGCCGCCAGCAGCTCGGTCGCGATGCGCAACGCGAACGTCGTCTTCCCGGCACCCGGTGTCGCGACCGCGAGGAAGTCTCGCGGCTGACGCGCCCGGTAGGTGTCGAGAGCCTCGGCCTGCCATGCCCGCAGCTTCTCGGCAGTGCCCCACGGCGCACGCGACGGGAACGCCGGCGGCAGCTGGGAGGCTGCCGCGGTCGATGCGTGGCTCGTGGGGAGGGGCAGGCGGTGCGGCGCGCTCACTTCCCGCCGGACGACGAGCCGTCGCCGGGGCCGCTGCTCCCGGGTCCGCCGTCCTTCGGGGCACGCAGCCCCTCGTAGATCTCCTTGCACACCGGGCACACCGGGAACTTGTTCGGGTCGCGGCCCGGCACCCAGACCTTGCCGCAGAGCGCGACGACGGGCGTTCCGCTCAGCGCCGAGCCGAGGATCTTCTCCTTGCGCACGTAGTGCGCGAACCGTTCGTGGTCGCCCGGCTCGACCTCTTCGCGTGTCTCCTGGCGTTCGAGGACGCTCGTGGAGGTCCCGGCCCCGGGATCCATCGGGTCTGGCTGGGGGCTGGGGGGAAGGGGCTCGCTCATGGGCCCGAGTCTACGGCGCGACCCCGACAGACCCCAGGTCCGGATCGCCAGGTGAGCGGTTCGTCACACGCTCGCGCCCGGAGGCTGCTGAGGGTGTGAGCTGCGACCAGGACCGTGCGCCGCGGTGCCGCACCGACGCCGTCGCGGTCTGCACCGCACGCTCGAGGGCCCCGACCGGCGACCCGCCGCGCACCAGCTCCGCGCAGTAGGCGCCGTGCAGCACGTCGCCCGCGCCGAGCGTGTCGACGACCTCGTCGACCGGGACAGGCGGCGGCACGACCGCACCGCGGGTGCCGTCCGCCAGCAGGTACGGCACCGGGCCGGAACCGGCCGAACGAGCGACGAGCTGCGGGCCGAGCGCGGCGACGGCACCGAGGTCGTCGACGCCGTCCGGCACGAGGGCGGACGGGAGCAGGAAGTCGCCCGAGAGGACCGCGTGGTCCACCAGTGCGAGAAGCTCGTCCAGCCCCGGCTTCCAGCTGCCACCGTCGAGCACGACGGTCACCCCGGCGGACCGGGCCCGATCGGCGAGCGCGACCGCCGCGCCGAGGTGGTGGCCGTCGAGGAGCAGCACGCTCGCCCCCGCCAGCGTGGCGTCGGCCAGCGCGCGCACCCGTCCGGCCAGGTCACCGACCCCGGTCGCATTGACCGACACGACCGCGCGCTCCCCCGTGGCCCGCGTGACCAGGACTGTCGAGACGGCAGGCGTCCCGGGCGCACCCTCGAGCAGGTCGACGAGCTCGACCCCCGCGTCGCGCAGCCCCGACCGGACGAGGTCGGCGACCGGCCCCGAGCCGAGCGCGGTGACGAGGCGGGCGCGTACCCCGAGGGCGACGGCCGTCGCGGCCGCGTTGGCGGCCGGTCCGCCGAACCCCACCTCGAGGTCGGTCGCGACGACCTTCTCGTCGGGGGCCGGCAGCCGCTCGACGACCTGCAGCACATCGAGGGTCACAAGCCCGCAGCAGACGAACAGCGGCGCGGCGACAGCGGTCACCGGGTCATCCTGCCCGCCCGACGGCACGTCAGTGGCTCGTGCCGTCGCGCTCGACCAGGTACACGTGGCCGTCGGGGCCGACGACGCGCTCCAGATCGCTCTGCAGCCGCTGCTCTCGCTCCTGCTCGTCAGCGCTCGGGGGCCGGCGCGGCGAGGTCTGGTCGCCGATCTGCGGCGGTCCGAGGATCGTCAGGAGCTTCTCGGTGAGCACGAACCCGGCCGTGGGCGCGCCGTCGCCGACGACGCCGCGAGAGCCGCGATCGACGAGCCCGTAGGTGGCGGCAGCGAGCAGCGGCCCGGCGAGCAGCACCGCCGGCCAGGCGCCGATCACCCGACCGAGCGGGTGCGACGCGACGAACAGCCCCAGCGCGAGCAGCACGACGACCACCAGGCGCCACCAGCCCGCAGCCCGGGAGCGGACGACGCACCAGAGCCCGCCCGCGACGAGCACGAGCCCGCCGAGCGGCCGGACACCCGTCAGGTCGGCGGCGGCGAACGCCACGACGAGGCTGAGCCCGGCGACGGCGGCGGTGGGCATACGGGAGATCGAAGAGCGCAGCACGGCGCCACTGTAGGCGCCGTCGCCGGCGGTCTCACAGCGCGATCCGACCGTCCTACACCGCACACCCCCCAGGGCAATACGGTGGTGCCACCGAGCTCGCGAGAGGGAAAACCTGTGACCACCACACCGATCGATGTCACCGCGACGAGCGCCTGGACGGACCTGACGGCCCACCGTTTCGCGTTCGAGCCCGACCTGCGCGGCTGGTTCGCAGCCGACGGCGGACGCACCGCACGCCTCACCCGAACGGTCGGCGACCTCCACGTCGACCTGTCGAAGAACCTCCTCACCGACGAGACGCTCGACCTGCTCGTCCGCCTGGCCGACGAGGTCGGTCTGGCCGGTCGCATCACGGCCATGTTCGCGGGCGAGCACATCAACGTCACCGAGAACCGCGCGGTGCTCCACACCGCACTCCGTCGCCCCCCGTCGTCCGCCACGCCGCTCGTCGTCGACGGCCAGGACATCGACGCGGACGTGCAGGCCGTCCTCGCGAAGGTGTTCGCGTTCGCAGACTCGGTCCGCAGCGGTGCGTGGACCGGTGTGACCGGCGCCCGCGTCGCGACCGTCGTCAACATCGGCATCGGCGGTTCCGACCTCGGCCCGGTCATGGCCTACGAGGCGCTCAAGCCGTACGTCCAGGACGGCCTCGAGCTGCGCTTCGTCTCGAACATCGACCCGACGGACCTCGCGGAGACCGTCAAGGGCCTCGACCCGACCACGACCCTCTTCATCGTCGCATCCAAGACCTTCGGCACCCTCGAGACGCTCACGAACGCCCGTCTGGCCCGCGCGTGGCTGTGGGAGCAGCTCGTCGCGGCCGGCGCGATGGAGGACACCGACGCAGCGCGCCAGCAGGCCGTGGCCCGCCACTTCGTCGCCGTGTCGACGGCGCTCGACAAGGTCGCGGCGTTCGGCATCGACCCGGCGAACGCGTTCGGCTTCTGGGACTGGGTCGGCGGCCGGTACTCGGTCGAGTCAGCCATCGGCACGTCGCTCGCGATCGCGATCGGGCCCAACGGGTTCCGCGACTTCCTCGCGGGCTTCCACGCGGTCGACGAGCACTTCAGGACCACGCCGTTCGCGCAGAACGTGCCGGTCCTGATGGGCCTGCTCAACGTCTGGTACGTCAACTTCCTCGACGCCCACACGCACGCCGTGCTGCCGTACGCGCAGTACCTGCACCGGTTCGCCGCCTACCTCCAGCAGCTCACGATGGAGTCGAACGGGAAGTCGGTCCGGTGGGACGGCACCCCGGTCACGACGGCGACGGGCGAGGTGTTCTGGGGCGAGCCCGGGACCAACGGGCAGCACGCGTTCTACCAGCTCATCCACCAGGGCACGCGGCTCATCCCGGCCGACTTCATCGCGGTCGCGACACCGGCACACCCGCTGCGCGACGGCGACGCCGACGTCCACGAGCTGTTCCTCGCCAACTTCTTCGCACAGACCAAGGCGCTCGCGTTCGGCAAGACGGCCGACGAGGTGCGGGCCGAGGGCACGGCCGAGGAGATCGTCGCGGCGCGGGTGTTCAGCGGCAACCGTCCGACGACGTCGATCATGGCGCCCGCGCTGACCCCGTCGGTGCTCGGTCAGCTGATCGCGCTCTACGAGCACATCACGTTCGTGCAGGGGATCGTCTGGGGCATCGACAGCTTCGACCAGTGGGGCGTCGAGCTCGGCAAGAAGCTGGCCATGGAGATCGCGCCGGCCGTCGCCGGGGACACTGCGACGCTCGAGCAGCAGGACGCGTCGACCCGCGGACTGATCGAGTACTACCTGGCGAACCGCCGGTAAGGGCGGCGTCCGCCGGGTCTTGGATGAGCCGGGAGGCTCAGATCGTCTCGAGCTTCGAGCTCGCGAGCGAGACCCGGCGGAGGTCACCGTTACCGAAGTCGACGATGACTGCCTGCTCACCTGCCAGCGCGACGACGCGGCCGAGACCGTGACGCTCGTGCGACACACGGACGCCGACCGGGATCGGAACGATCACGGCCGCCGCCGCAGCCGCGTCGCGGGCGGCCTTGAAGGGACTGTTCGGCAGATTCCGGCGAGCGCCGGTCGGTTTGTAAGGCATCAGGACCATCATCCTCCCGTTTCGCCCAGAGTGGAACCGCTCCCTCGGTGAGAAAGACTTCACGGGCGATCGAGCGGCGGCCCGCGGTCAGGCCAGCACGTCGAGCGAACCCG contains:
- the clpS gene encoding ATP-dependent Clp protease adapter ClpS, whose product is MQTAPEGLAAAEQSISTVDAWVTIVWNDPVNLMSYVTYVFRSYFGHPHAKAEMLMRQVHEQGRAVVSAGNRERMEVDVQAMHSYGLWATLQRSGD
- a CDS encoding DEAD/DEAH box helicase, producing MSAPHRLPLPTSHASTAAASQLPPAFPSRAPWGTAEKLRAWQAEALDTYRARQPRDFLAVATPGAGKTTFALRIATELLAARVVRRVTVVAPTEHLKRQWADAAARVGITIDPSFTNAQGRHGHGFDGVALTYAQVASKPALHAARTEAAPTLVILDEIHHGGDALSWGDAVREAFQGATRRLALTGTPFRSDTAAIPFVTYERGIDGIRRSTSDYSYGYGEALRDHVVRPVIFLSYSGAMRWRTKAGDEVSARLGEALTKDMTAQAWRTALDPNGEWVPAVLAAADRRLSEVRRSVPDAGAMVIATDQTDARAYAGHLARITGTSPTVVLSDDDGASDRIDAFSASDSRWLVAVRMVSEGVDIPRLAVGVYATSTSTPLFFAQAVGRFVRARRRGETASVFLPSVPQLLALANALEAERDHALDRPLTAEEAGEGFSPEDALLAAANSERGGPDAVGPDGLQGAFEALESLASFDRVLFDGGEFGTGGDLGSDEEQDFLGLPGLLDADQVTTLLKQRQADQLSGRRGARASKEAQAAQLAEMDHRKQAALRKELAQLVGAWARRSGQPHGTVHSELRRRCGGPEVALADPDQLTARLELLRGWFVGKR
- a CDS encoding nicotinate phosphoribosyltransferase, which produces MNSSPAAPHGVSTALLTDRYELTMLQAALADSTAGRRCVFEVYTRRLPPGRRYGVLAGTGRVLEALADFRFTATELDWLSDEHVVDDTTLEFLAGYRFEGSIRGYAEGEVFFPLSPVMVVEGTFAEAVLLETLVLSILNYDSAIASAASRMTSAAAGRPCLEMGARRAHEDAAVAAARAAVIAGFVGTSNLEAGRRYGLTTIGTAAHAFTLLHDDEETAFASQVASQGVGTTLLVDTYDVRRGVERAVAAAGTSLGAVRLDSGDLGVLAHEVRAQLDGLGAHGTRITVTSDLDEYAIASLAAAPVDSYGVGTSVVTGSGAPTCGMVYKLVAREGRDGSLEPVEKIARGKTSVGGRKAAARRLGRDGRAVEEVLVTGADSAVAAWSSDDRSLRALQVPLVTGGTVEARWTGGSGVRLATERHRAARDELPRAARRLSADEAAVPTVTLRLEG
- a CDS encoding DUF2017 family protein, giving the protein MRAFRRERGMFVAELDADERAAVAAVVADVAQLLGAGRLEDGRTTGGPGDDDTRQTAPPTEHLAGLSLRIDDIAAPDDAAVRRLLPDASRNEPSVSAEFRRLTEDDLRRVKTARLTALWDALTTGPADGWPRGALVVHPDAGADLAATITDLRLVLADRLGLDDDEASEALYADLERELPDDDDGQPDPPADVRRYLGSIYAALSWLQESLLDVLLDELDRPR
- a CDS encoding DUF3039 domain-containing protein, which encodes MSEPLPPSPQPDPMDPGAGTSTSVLERQETREEVEPGDHERFAHYVRKEKILGSALSGTPVVALCGKVWVPGRDPNKFPVCPVCKEIYEGLRAPKDGGPGSSGPGDGSSSGGK
- the pgi gene encoding glucose-6-phosphate isomerase codes for the protein MTTTPIDVTATSAWTDLTAHRFAFEPDLRGWFAADGGRTARLTRTVGDLHVDLSKNLLTDETLDLLVRLADEVGLAGRITAMFAGEHINVTENRAVLHTALRRPPSSATPLVVDGQDIDADVQAVLAKVFAFADSVRSGAWTGVTGARVATVVNIGIGGSDLGPVMAYEALKPYVQDGLELRFVSNIDPTDLAETVKGLDPTTTLFIVASKTFGTLETLTNARLARAWLWEQLVAAGAMEDTDAARQQAVARHFVAVSTALDKVAAFGIDPANAFGFWDWVGGRYSVESAIGTSLAIAIGPNGFRDFLAGFHAVDEHFRTTPFAQNVPVLMGLLNVWYVNFLDAHTHAVLPYAQYLHRFAAYLQQLTMESNGKSVRWDGTPVTTATGEVFWGEPGTNGQHAFYQLIHQGTRLIPADFIAVATPAHPLRDGDADVHELFLANFFAQTKALAFGKTADEVRAEGTAEEIVAARVFSGNRPTTSIMAPALTPSVLGQLIALYEHITFVQGIVWGIDSFDQWGVELGKKLAMEIAPAVAGDTATLEQQDASTRGLIEYYLANRR
- the murI gene encoding glutamate racemase; this encodes MNEAPIGIFDSGVGGLTVARSILDQLPQESTLYIGDTLNTPYGSKPLAAVRAHALAVMDDLADAGVKMLVIACNTASSAVLRDARERYELRHGLPVVEVILPAARRAVLATRTGRIGVIGTHSTIQSRAYDDAFAVAPGVHLTSQACPRFVEFVEAGITSGPELMAVAHEYLDPVRAAGVDTLVLGCTHYPLLTGVISYVMGEDVTLVSSAEETAKDVYRTLVAHDLERESASGPAEHRFIATGDPVSFQALARRFLGPEVGAVEPLGALR
- a CDS encoding PfkB family carbohydrate kinase codes for the protein MTAVAAPLFVCCGLVTLDVLQVVERLPAPDEKVVATDLEVGFGGPAANAAATAVALGVRARLVTALGSGPVADLVRSGLRDAGVELVDLLEGAPGTPAVSTVLVTRATGERAVVSVNATGVGDLAGRVRALADATLAGASVLLLDGHHLGAAVALADRARSAGVTVVLDGGSWKPGLDELLALVDHAVLSGDFLLPSALVPDGVDDLGAVAALGPQLVARSAGSGPVPYLLADGTRGAVVPPPVPVDEVVDTLGAGDVLHGAYCAELVRGGSPVGALERAVQTATASVRHRGARSWSQLTPSAASGRERVTNRSPGDPDLGSVGVAP